Proteins co-encoded in one Alphaproteobacteria bacterium genomic window:
- a CDS encoding TrbI/VirB10 family protein: MNTAAPPPPPPPPMDDPFTSNAEPEGGGLDTGAPSVAASKGKTMMVMGALALVAVYLLYSIFFGGGGEEAPVVEDEKPRPIAQQEFEPPPLPEEPPVLAPPPIIEAPPVPQPTVLPAIEPEEDNALKAQMQARQRSNMMVVDGGNSAFGGTNDAPSQEAPIGDDPNSAFAAAAINNSKADQSIATRIGDLRRVIAQGRMIQATLETAINTDLPAPIRAVVSRDVYGEAGTKPLIPVGSRLIGQYNTSVTGGQSRVFVIWTRAIRPDGIDVQLGSQGVDQIGQAGIAGQVDTKFQAIFSRAVMSSVVSIALALASDEISPGDGESSTTSSTFGTTQSGDAASTATVNALNRLGSVTETFMQGFLDLGPTILVDQGTQLNVFVNRDLIFPAELVGSQIIN, from the coding sequence ATGAATACTGCCGCTCCTCCTCCTCCACCTCCACCACCGATGGATGATCCCTTCACCAGCAATGCTGAGCCAGAAGGCGGTGGTCTAGACACAGGCGCGCCTTCCGTTGCGGCAAGCAAGGGTAAAACCATGATGGTCATGGGCGCACTAGCACTCGTGGCGGTGTATCTTTTATACAGTATCTTTTTTGGCGGCGGCGGCGAAGAAGCGCCCGTCGTAGAGGATGAAAAACCACGACCCATTGCACAGCAGGAGTTTGAACCACCACCTCTTCCGGAAGAACCTCCCGTCCTCGCACCACCACCTATTATTGAAGCGCCACCTGTTCCGCAGCCAACCGTTCTGCCCGCGATTGAGCCAGAGGAAGACAATGCGCTGAAAGCACAAATGCAAGCACGTCAACGCTCGAACATGATGGTCGTGGATGGTGGCAATTCTGCGTTTGGCGGAACCAATGACGCACCAAGCCAAGAAGCGCCCATTGGTGATGACCCCAATAGCGCCTTCGCAGCAGCAGCCATCAACAACAGTAAAGCTGATCAATCGATTGCAACGCGTATTGGTGACTTACGCCGCGTCATTGCTCAGGGTCGGATGATTCAGGCAACCTTGGAAACGGCCATTAATACGGACCTTCCTGCACCGATTCGCGCAGTGGTTTCGCGTGATGTGTATGGTGAAGCGGGCACTAAGCCGCTCATCCCTGTTGGTTCGCGCCTGATTGGTCAATACAACACCAGCGTGACGGGTGGTCAGTCACGCGTATTCGTTATTTGGACGCGCGCTATCCGCCCCGATGGGATTGACGTACAGCTTGGCTCACAAGGCGTTGACCAAATCGGTCAAGCAGGTATCGCTGGACAAGTGGATACGAAATTCCAAGCCATCTTCTCGCGCGCGGTTATGTCGAGCGTTGTGTCTATCGCCTTGGCACTCGCTTCAGATGAAATCAGCCCAGGCGATGGCGAAAGCTCAACTACTTCCTCGACCTTTGGCACGACTCAGTCAGGCGATGCCGCATCCACCGCGACGGTCAACGCCTTGAATCGCTTGGGATCCGTCACCGAGACCTTCATGCAAGGCTTCCTTGATCTTGGGCCAACGATTCTGGTGGATCAGGGCACACAACTGAATGTTTTCGTCAATCGTGACCTGATTTTCCCCGCCGAACTTGTCGGCAGCCAAATCATCAACTAA
- the aroQ gene encoding type II 3-dehydroquinate dehydratase, translated as MTAKLLVLNGPNLNLLGVREPEIYGTTTLADIETLCVNTAQKHGLTVDFRQSNHEGELIDWVQEARTNHAGIIINAGGYTHTSVALHDALKAVNLPIIEVHISDPKTREPFRHHSYIESVARETICGKGAQGYALAIDTLAKLVK; from the coding sequence ATGACTGCAAAACTCTTAGTCTTAAATGGTCCCAATCTCAACCTATTAGGTGTGCGTGAGCCAGAAATTTATGGCACCACCACGCTTGCCGATATTGAGACGTTATGCGTGAACACGGCACAAAAACACGGCCTGACGGTTGATTTTCGCCAGAGTAATCATGAAGGCGAGCTAATTGATTGGGTGCAGGAAGCGCGGACCAACCATGCTGGTATCATCATTAATGCGGGCGGTTATACGCACACATCAGTTGCACTACATGATGCGCTAAAGGCTGTTAATCTGCCGATTATCGAGGTGCATATTAGTGACCCCAAAACCCGCGAGCCGTTTCGTCATCATTCCTATATCGAGTCGGTGGCGAGGGAGACGATTTGCGGCAAAGGTGCGCAAGGCTATGCCTTGGCTATCGATACACTCGCCAAGCTGGTGAAGTAG
- a CDS encoding leucyl/phenylalanyl-tRNA--protein transferase yields MQALNAETLLLAYANGYFPMAPSQDAEEIEWFHPSARGVLPLDDFNVPRGLKRVMKSHHFTVTVDRAFRAVMKACAEQRPDRKETWISQTIIEAYCDLHALGHAHSVEVWDGKQLVGGLYGVSLGGAFFGESMFSRVSEASKIALVTLVEVLREAHYMLLDTQYVNEHLKQFGVEEVSRRRYMTKLEKALNASPNPSSLFSTVSVRRGLASLSSDR; encoded by the coding sequence GTGCAGGCGCTTAACGCTGAAACTTTGCTGCTAGCTTATGCCAATGGGTACTTTCCCATGGCGCCATCGCAAGACGCAGAAGAGATTGAATGGTTCCACCCCAGTGCACGTGGTGTACTGCCGCTTGATGATTTTAATGTTCCGCGTGGACTGAAGCGGGTGATGAAGTCGCACCATTTCACCGTGACGGTTGATCGTGCTTTTCGTGCAGTCATGAAGGCTTGCGCCGAACAGCGCCCTGATCGCAAAGAAACGTGGATTAGCCAGACCATCATCGAAGCCTATTGTGATCTACATGCGTTAGGCCATGCGCATAGCGTGGAAGTGTGGGACGGGAAACAACTGGTTGGCGGGCTATACGGGGTTTCATTGGGTGGTGCATTCTTTGGTGAAAGCATGTTCTCGCGCGTGAGTGAGGCGAGCAAAATTGCGCTGGTGACGCTTGTTGAGGTGTTGCGTGAGGCGCACTATATGTTGCTTGATACACAGTATGTGAATGAGCATCTCAAGCAGTTCGGTGTCGAGGAAGTATCGCGTAGGCGCTATATGACAAAGTTGGAGAAAGCCTTGAATGCTTCACCCAATCCGTCGAGTCTCTTTTCAACGGTTTCGGTGCGCAGAGGGTTAGCCTCTTTGTCGAGTGATAGATAA
- a CDS encoding type IV secretory system conjugative DNA transfer family protein, producing the protein MAAYYKQFPQHRSYYFNTEFDAKFYGPLAGSFLLALFTLFMMRAPLMDFRPVRKKEKIHGDAKWADEATIRRAKLRAKKGLLMGRTGVRNYLIIDDFQHVLLFAPTGSGKGVGFVIPNLLFWEESVVVHDIKGENFELTSGYRFNKLKQTCFYWNPADPNGISHCYNPLDWISDKPGQMVDDVQKICNLVLPEQEFWQNEARSLMMGVILYLCAVPEKVTSFGEVVRTMRSDDVVYNLAVVLDTIGGKIHPVAYMNIAAFLQKADKERSGVISTLNSGLELWANPLIDTTTASSDFDLQTLKKKKQSVYVGVTPDNLQRLEPLLKVFYQQATDFMTRNMPKADEPHGVMFMMDEFPSLGEMPQFQIGIAYFRGYRVKLFLIVQDTQQLKGIYEEAGMNSFLSNSYYRVTFSANNIETANMISQLVGNKTAQQSSHNKPRFIDFNPASRTMHVSETQRALILPQEVIQLPRDEEIILIESFPPVKAKKIFYFKDSFFTKRLMPPCPIPTQEPYDPRKKKKVAAAPPPPPADNKPAGAPPAAPPPPPPPPAASGTKPSA; encoded by the coding sequence ATGGCGGCTTACTACAAGCAGTTCCCTCAGCACCGCAGCTATTATTTCAACACCGAGTTTGATGCAAAATTTTACGGGCCGCTCGCGGGTAGCTTCCTGCTCGCCTTGTTCACCCTCTTCATGATGCGCGCACCTTTGATGGATTTCCGCCCCGTGCGCAAGAAAGAGAAGATCCACGGTGATGCGAAATGGGCCGATGAAGCAACCATTCGCCGCGCTAAGCTACGTGCCAAAAAAGGCCTGCTCATGGGGCGCACGGGCGTACGCAACTACCTTATTATCGACGACTTCCAACACGTGCTACTCTTCGCACCAACGGGCTCTGGTAAGGGTGTGGGCTTCGTGATCCCGAACCTGCTCTTTTGGGAAGAGTCCGTCGTTGTACACGATATTAAAGGTGAGAACTTCGAGCTCACCTCAGGCTATCGTTTCAATAAATTGAAGCAGACGTGTTTCTACTGGAACCCTGCTGACCCTAACGGTATCTCGCACTGCTATAACCCGCTCGACTGGATTTCCGACAAGCCCGGCCAGATGGTCGATGACGTGCAAAAAATCTGTAACCTCGTATTGCCCGAACAGGAATTCTGGCAGAACGAAGCACGTTCGCTCATGATGGGCGTGATTCTCTATCTCTGCGCGGTTCCAGAAAAAGTAACCTCGTTTGGCGAAGTCGTACGCACCATGCGTTCCGATGACGTAGTCTATAACCTCGCCGTGGTGCTCGACACGATCGGTGGTAAAATTCACCCTGTTGCCTACATGAACATCGCCGCCTTCCTACAAAAAGCCGACAAAGAACGTTCCGGCGTGATTTCAACCCTAAACTCAGGTCTTGAACTGTGGGCCAACCCACTGATTGATACCACCACCGCATCGTCGGACTTCGACCTGCAGACCCTGAAAAAGAAAAAGCAAAGCGTCTATGTCGGCGTAACGCCAGACAACTTGCAGCGCTTGGAGCCCCTGCTCAAAGTATTCTACCAGCAAGCCACCGACTTCATGACCCGCAACATGCCAAAGGCCGACGAGCCACACGGCGTCATGTTCATGATGGACGAGTTCCCGTCACTTGGTGAAATGCCACAATTCCAAATTGGTATCGCCTATTTCCGTGGTTACCGTGTGAAGCTCTTCCTCATCGTTCAGGATACGCAGCAGCTCAAGGGTATTTACGAAGAAGCAGGCATGAACAGCTTCCTCTCCAACAGCTATTACCGTGTGACCTTCTCGGCGAACAACATCGAAACCGCCAACATGATTTCACAGCTCGTGGGCAATAAAACGGCGCAGCAATCTTCGCACAACAAACCGCGCTTCATCGATTTCAACCCCGCATCGCGCACCATGCACGTTTCCGAAACGCAGCGCGCGCTTATCTTGCCACAGGAAGTGATTCAGTTGCCGCGCGACGAAGAGATTATCCTCATCGAGTCATTCCCGCCGGTGAAAGCGAAAAAGATTTTCTACTTCAAGGATTCGTTCTTCACCAAGCGCCTTATGCCACCTTGCCCAATACCAACACAAGAACCTTACGACCCACGCAAGAAGAAGAAAGTAGCAGCAGCGCCGCCTCCACCACCGGCTGATAACAAGCCTGCGGGCGCACCACCTGCAGCGCCACCACCTCCACCACCGCCTCCTGCGGCAAGCGGCACTAAACCTTCTGCTTAA
- a CDS encoding histidine phosphatase family protein yields MKRTLSILRHAKAADAEAYATDAERPLTSRGREDAARLGAYLAQHRMLPELILCSSATRTRETLAQLGAIIPTILADKLYLASAGEMLAYVQQADDTAQHIMIIGHNPGMHELVVRLMDDAKDEQDIKRLALKFPTCAYARLSFTLDTWNEMRLNSGLLETYLIGKELPATQPSKIA; encoded by the coding sequence CTGAAACGCACCTTATCCATACTTCGCCATGCGAAAGCTGCTGACGCGGAAGCCTATGCAACGGACGCAGAGCGCCCCCTGACCTCCCGTGGGCGAGAGGACGCGGCGCGCCTAGGCGCGTATTTGGCGCAACATCGCATGTTGCCCGAGCTTATCTTGTGTTCCAGCGCGACGCGTACGCGAGAAACACTGGCCCAACTTGGTGCCATTATCCCCACGATTCTGGCCGATAAGCTTTACTTAGCAAGCGCGGGAGAAATGCTCGCTTATGTGCAGCAGGCCGACGATACGGCGCAGCATATCATGATTATTGGCCACAATCCCGGCATGCATGAGTTGGTGGTGCGGTTGATGGATGACGCTAAAGATGAGCAAGATATCAAGCGGCTTGCCTTGAAATTCCCAACCTGCGCCTATGCACGCCTGAGCTTCACACTCGATACGTGGAACGAGATGAGACTGAATAGCGGGTTATTAGAAACCTACTTGATTGGTAAAGAACTGCCGGCAACCCAGCCATCTAAAATCGCTTAA
- a CDS encoding TrbG/VirB9 family P-type conjugative transfer protein codes for MRHVLAMLALLVVSALAAPVVAQPVVSDSRIKTFVYNENEVFNVTTHYGYQANVEFGNKEEIETVSVGDRVGWQIVPAGRRLFIRAMEEKAHTNMTIVTNKRAYQFDLRSSDSDAVYGSEELTYVVRFFYPEEGGLPPSPITIPTQQTSAWSSPAAPVQQVMSAPMAPPVSMMPAPAPQIMSAPVQTYAPPPSQPIYAAPAAPAYSNLPSPALLNKPPAPAAPIATTIASSQPAANRMNYRYTYTGPNEIAPVKIYDDGRATYFKFRDTSRLPRLAIINSRGEEIEVPYQLNAEGLAVVNAIAPQFSLRNNGAEVMVYNEAQVSG; via the coding sequence ATGCGGCACGTGCTTGCCATGCTTGCATTACTCGTTGTATCCGCGCTAGCGGCGCCTGTTGTCGCGCAACCTGTTGTGAGCGATAGCCGCATCAAAACCTTCGTTTATAATGAAAATGAAGTATTCAACGTGACCACGCATTACGGCTACCAAGCCAATGTCGAATTCGGCAATAAAGAAGAAATTGAGACCGTTTCTGTTGGTGACCGCGTGGGTTGGCAAATTGTTCCTGCTGGCCGCCGCCTCTTCATCCGCGCGATGGAAGAGAAGGCTCACACCAACATGACCATTGTGACCAACAAGCGCGCTTATCAATTCGACCTGCGTTCCAGTGATTCAGATGCCGTGTATGGTAGTGAGGAACTAACCTACGTGGTGCGCTTCTTCTACCCCGAAGAAGGTGGTCTGCCACCTTCGCCGATCACCATTCCAACACAGCAAACCAGCGCGTGGTCAAGCCCTGCAGCACCCGTGCAGCAAGTCATGAGCGCTCCTATGGCACCACCCGTATCGATGATGCCAGCACCCGCACCACAAATCATGAGCGCCCCTGTGCAGACCTATGCGCCACCACCATCGCAACCAATTTACGCTGCACCTGCGGCACCCGCCTATTCAAACTTGCCGTCGCCCGCGTTGCTCAATAAGCCACCTGCGCCTGCTGCGCCCATCGCAACGACTATCGCCAGCTCCCAACCTGCAGCCAACCGCATGAATTATCGCTACACCTACACAGGCCCGAATGAAATCGCGCCCGTAAAAATCTATGATGATGGTCGCGCTACCTACTTCAAATTCCGTGACACGTCTCGTCTACCACGCCTTGCCATCATTAATAGTCGCGGTGAAGAAATCGAAGTGCCCTATCAGCTAAACGCGGAAGGTCTTGCAGTGGTGAATGCCATCGCCCCACAATTCTCGCTGCGCAATAATGGCGCAGAAGTCATGGTCTATAATGAAGCGCAGGTATCCGGATGA
- the thiS gene encoding sulfur carrier protein ThiS: MGTQQLSITLNGEPRAITASTVADLVQELGVDIRQIAVEHNRTILARPNYVNTAIQHGDTIEIVSFIGGG, translated from the coding sequence ATGGGAACGCAGCAACTCAGCATCACACTCAATGGCGAGCCACGCGCCATCACCGCTTCCACTGTGGCCGATTTGGTGCAGGAATTGGGCGTGGATATCCGCCAAATTGCTGTTGAACATAACCGCACGATTCTTGCGCGCCCCAATTACGTCAACACCGCGATCCAGCATGGAGACACCATCGAGATCGTCAGCTTCATTGGCGGTGGTTAA
- a CDS encoding Ppx/GppA family phosphatase: MVIKYNTATADHPKGLIGIIDIGSNSVRMVVYHALKRVPLPVFTEKYMCALGKGLARTGRLNPDGVKSARIAMARFMAMAGRLELASLDILATAAVRDAEDGKKFVAELTKEFGITINVISGEREAELAAQGIIASVHEPLGISADLGGGSMELASVERHKIGLTTSCRLGSLRILDSSEGKTKAMEEFIKRELKAIPWLKNAHPHCLYAIGGGFRTIAKLHMKKTRYPLDIVHEYTMSKRAISQLLEKLVSLNASEIAALPGVSTKRAPTMIPTALVLQQLLDMTGAPEVMFSVSGIREGFFYDLLNPKLQQEDALIASAMDLAALIGRGGRYAQELYEWTQPLFTNEPIGWRRLRFALCTLSELAWSIDPNFRAEWAYHRIIQSSLKGLDHKERLMLALALYHRYQTKWKSERDEMKLLDERERLWARCVGLSANLAFQLSAGKAGNLHHADIRLSDGRIYLSLDKEANPLRTETVEKRLDGLGEAFKAFSNFVI, encoded by the coding sequence ATGGTCATTAAATATAACACCGCCACTGCCGATCACCCCAAAGGGTTGATTGGTATTATCGATATTGGCTCCAACTCCGTGCGCATGGTGGTCTATCACGCCCTTAAGCGCGTGCCACTTCCCGTATTTACCGAAAAATATATGTGCGCATTAGGCAAAGGGTTGGCCCGTACTGGGCGGCTTAATCCTGATGGGGTGAAGTCCGCCCGCATCGCAATGGCGCGCTTCATGGCTATGGCAGGAAGGCTTGAGTTAGCCAGTCTTGATATTCTCGCCACCGCCGCCGTACGTGACGCGGAAGACGGTAAAAAATTCGTGGCCGAACTGACCAAAGAATTTGGCATAACCATCAATGTGATTAGCGGCGAACGCGAAGCCGAACTAGCGGCGCAGGGTATTATCGCCTCCGTGCACGAACCGCTTGGCATCTCTGCCGACCTAGGTGGTGGCTCGATGGAGCTAGCCTCTGTCGAACGCCATAAAATTGGCCTAACGACAAGCTGTAGGCTGGGCTCACTTCGTATTCTCGATAGCAGCGAAGGCAAAACTAAAGCGATGGAAGAATTTATTAAGCGTGAGCTTAAAGCGATTCCATGGCTTAAAAACGCACACCCACATTGCCTGTATGCCATTGGCGGCGGCTTCCGTACCATTGCCAAACTCCATATGAAGAAAACGCGCTATCCGCTCGACATTGTGCATGAATACACCATGTCGAAACGCGCCATCTCGCAGTTGCTTGAGAAACTGGTAAGCCTCAATGCTTCGGAAATTGCTGCACTTCCAGGCGTCTCCACCAAGCGCGCACCAACCATGATTCCCACCGCACTGGTGCTGCAACAATTGCTCGATATGACAGGCGCACCAGAAGTGATGTTCTCCGTGAGTGGTATTCGTGAAGGATTTTTCTATGACCTGCTCAATCCCAAACTCCAACAGGAAGACGCGCTCATTGCCTCAGCAATGGATTTAGCCGCATTGATTGGGCGAGGTGGCCGTTATGCGCAAGAGCTTTACGAGTGGACACAACCACTCTTTACCAACGAGCCCATCGGCTGGCGCCGCCTGCGCTTCGCGCTATGCACCCTATCGGAACTCGCTTGGAGCATCGACCCTAATTTCCGCGCCGAATGGGCGTATCACCGCATTATCCAATCCTCACTCAAGGGACTAGACCATAAAGAACGTCTGATGCTCGCATTAGCGCTCTATCACCGCTACCAAACCAAGTGGAAGTCCGAACGGGACGAAATGAAACTGCTCGATGAGCGTGAACGTTTATGGGCGCGCTGTGTGGGCCTGTCAGCAAACCTAGCATTCCAGCTCTCGGCGGGTAAGGCGGGCAATCTGCACCATGCGGATATCCGCTTATCGGATGGACGCATTTATCTATCACTCGACAAAGAGGCTAACCCTCTGCGCACCGAAACCGTTGAAAAGAGACTCGACGGATTGGGTGAAGCATTCAAGGCTTTCTCCAACTTTGTCATATAG
- a CDS encoding RNA degradosome polyphosphate kinase: MASRTRKRTPLVPAPSETLIRAHFTKPEHRFFNREISWLSFNTRVLEEAMNPHLPLLERVRFLSISAANLDEFYMVRVAGLKDNLDQGIHTPSPDGLTTKQQLDRVNEAAAALIHKQQQCWIHLQKLLAKEQIRIITAKDLSRSDKVWLRSYFEKNIFPILTPIAVDPAHPFPFVPNLGIVQLYALQPPKKKSKKMLAMVQFPPTQGRFVKLETGKGTRFMLLGDVIELFIDLLFPKYTLLNAGVFRIVRDSDVEVEEEAEDLMRYLDKAVKQRRYGRIVRLKASKGATAELIKFMCEHLPAEREDVIEIEGMVGLAQVSEIYDTPRPDLKFSPFKVRFPERINDYGGDCFAAIEAKDIVIHHPYESFDVVVKFIEQAAADPNVISIKQTLYRTSADSPIVKALIRAAESGKTVTALVELKARFDEEANMRWARDMERAGVQVVFGFVNMKTHAKVSLVVRRVGKTMKTYAHFGTGNYHPNTAKVYADLSFFTCNPDLCQDAGYVFNYVTGYAKPLTFKKLGVAPLHMRNKLYKLIREEMAHARAGRPAAIWAKMNSLIDPEMIDALYAASQAGVQIELVVRGICGIKPGIKGFSENIRVRSMVGRFLEHGRMVAFGAGHGLPSPKAKLFISSADWMTRNLDRRIELLIPITNTTVHAQILDQIFVANLKDERQSWVLSANGEYHRITNDPNAFAAHDYFMTNPSLSGRGKALQKIGQPETPIAAAAKKKKRN; the protein is encoded by the coding sequence ATGGCATCACGCACGCGCAAACGCACTCCTCTCGTTCCCGCCCCGTCGGAGACGTTGATCCGCGCACATTTTACCAAACCAGAACATCGCTTTTTCAATCGCGAAATTTCATGGCTGTCCTTTAATACCCGCGTATTGGAAGAGGCGATGAACCCGCACTTGCCGTTACTGGAGCGGGTCAGGTTCCTCTCTATATCCGCAGCAAACCTTGACGAATTCTACATGGTGCGCGTGGCGGGGTTGAAGGACAATCTAGACCAAGGCATTCATACGCCGTCGCCTGATGGTCTCACCACCAAGCAACAGTTAGACCGCGTCAACGAGGCAGCAGCCGCGCTGATCCACAAGCAACAGCAATGCTGGATTCATCTGCAAAAACTATTAGCGAAGGAACAGATTCGCATCATCACTGCGAAAGACCTCTCACGCAGTGATAAGGTCTGGTTACGCAGTTATTTTGAAAAGAATATTTTCCCTATTCTTACGCCTATCGCGGTGGACCCTGCGCACCCCTTCCCCTTCGTACCTAATCTCGGCATTGTGCAGCTCTACGCGCTACAGCCACCCAAAAAGAAGAGCAAAAAAATGCTCGCAATGGTGCAGTTTCCGCCCACGCAAGGCCGCTTTGTAAAACTGGAAACAGGCAAAGGCACACGCTTCATGCTGCTGGGTGATGTGATCGAGCTTTTCATTGATCTACTCTTCCCAAAATACACGCTGCTGAATGCGGGCGTATTCCGTATCGTGCGCGATAGCGACGTCGAGGTCGAAGAGGAAGCAGAAGACTTAATGCGCTATCTCGACAAAGCCGTCAAACAGCGCCGCTATGGGCGTATTGTGCGCCTCAAAGCCAGTAAGGGCGCAACAGCAGAGCTCATCAAATTCATGTGCGAGCATTTGCCAGCCGAGCGCGAGGATGTCATCGAGATTGAGGGTATGGTTGGGCTAGCACAGGTCAGTGAAATTTATGACACACCGCGTCCCGACCTGAAATTCTCGCCCTTCAAGGTGCGATTCCCCGAGCGCATCAACGACTATGGTGGTGATTGTTTTGCAGCGATTGAGGCGAAAGATATTGTCATCCACCACCCGTATGAATCCTTTGATGTGGTGGTCAAATTCATTGAGCAGGCGGCCGCCGACCCGAACGTTATTTCGATTAAACAGACACTCTACCGCACGAGCGCCGACTCACCGATTGTCAAAGCACTCATTCGTGCGGCTGAATCTGGCAAAACGGTTACTGCCCTAGTGGAACTCAAAGCGCGCTTTGATGAAGAAGCCAATATGCGCTGGGCACGCGACATGGAGCGCGCAGGCGTACAAGTCGTCTTCGGTTTCGTGAATATGAAGACGCACGCCAAAGTATCACTCGTCGTGCGGCGCGTTGGCAAAACCATGAAAACCTACGCGCATTTTGGCACGGGCAACTACCACCCTAATACCGCCAAAGTCTATGCGGATTTATCCTTCTTCACATGTAACCCCGACCTCTGTCAGGACGCTGGGTACGTATTTAATTACGTCACGGGCTATGCCAAACCCCTCACCTTCAAGAAGCTTGGCGTGGCGCCGCTACACATGCGCAATAAGCTCTATAAACTGATTCGCGAAGAAATGGCGCATGCGCGTGCAGGACGCCCTGCCGCTATCTGGGCGAAGATGAACTCGCTCATCGACCCCGAGATGATTGATGCGCTCTATGCTGCATCCCAAGCGGGGGTACAGATTGAACTTGTCGTGCGTGGTATTTGCGGTATCAAGCCAGGCATCAAGGGCTTCTCAGAAAATATTCGGGTGCGCAGCATGGTTGGCAGGTTCTTGGAGCATGGCCGTATGGTGGCATTTGGTGCGGGGCATGGCTTACCATCCCCCAAAGCCAAGCTCTTTATTTCTTCTGCCGACTGGATGACGCGCAATCTCGACCGCCGCATCGAACTGCTGATTCCCATCACCAATACGACCGTACATGCACAAATTCTTGACCAGATTTTCGTCGCCAATTTGAAAGACGAGCGCCAAAGTTGGGTGCTCAGTGCAAATGGCGAGTATCACCGCATCACCAACGACCCCAACGCGTTTGCTGCACATGATTACTTCATGACCAACCCGTCACTTTCAGGGCGTGGTAAAGCACTGCAAAAAATTGGCCAGCCCGAAACACCCATCGCTGCTGCCGCCAAGAAAAAGAAGCGTAATTAG
- the virB11 gene encoding P-type DNA transfer ATPase VirB11: MSLAALNTYLKPLERLFAEEGIQEISINTPGEAWVEKFGDMRHETLPEFTLEHLKGLAHLIAQSTNQSISEEKPLLSATLPGGYRIQIVFPPAVEGNTVAMSIRKQATIQMTLDDYERMGAFSNTKTGAKIEDDADRELMALYNAGEVKQFIIKAVQHKKNIIVSGGTSTGKTTFLNAALRALPSHERIITVEDAREVRIENVANRVHLLASKGGQGRAKVSQQDLIEACLRLRPDRIIVGELRGAEAFSYLRAVNTGHPGSIASLHADSPALAIEQLILMIMQADLGITREQIKEYVETVIQVVIQLKRGEKGRRFISEIYFKPGH, encoded by the coding sequence ATGTCATTGGCTGCTCTCAACACTTATCTCAAACCTCTTGAACGCCTCTTCGCCGAAGAAGGTATTCAGGAAATCTCTATCAACACGCCTGGTGAAGCGTGGGTCGAGAAGTTCGGCGATATGCGCCACGAAACACTGCCCGAGTTCACGCTTGAGCATTTAAAAGGCCTCGCGCACTTGATTGCTCAGTCCACCAATCAATCCATCAGCGAAGAAAAGCCGCTTCTGTCTGCAACCCTGCCTGGCGGCTACCGTATCCAAATCGTGTTCCCACCTGCTGTTGAGGGCAACACCGTCGCCATGTCGATTCGTAAACAAGCGACGATTCAAATGACGCTGGATGATTATGAGCGCATGGGCGCATTTTCCAACACCAAGACGGGAGCAAAAATCGAAGACGACGCCGACCGTGAGTTGATGGCGCTTTATAACGCAGGCGAAGTAAAGCAGTTCATCATCAAAGCGGTGCAGCATAAAAAGAACATCATCGTATCAGGCGGTACCTCCACAGGTAAGACCACCTTCCTTAACGCCGCGCTGCGCGCTTTGCCATCGCATGAGCGCATCATCACCGTTGAAGATGCGCGCGAAGTGCGCATTGAGAACGTTGCCAACCGCGTGCATCTATTGGCCAGTAAGGGCGGGCAAGGCCGCGCCAAAGTCAGCCAGCAGGATTTGATTGAGGCGTGTTTACGTCTGCGCCCTGACCGCATCATCGTGGGCGAGTTGCGCGGCGCTGAAGCATTCTCCTATCTGCGTGCGGTCAACACAGGTCACCCAGGTTCTATCGCGTCACTTCACGCCGATTCGCCAGCACTCGCGATCGAGCAGCTCATCCTCATGATCATGCAGGCTGACTTAGGTATCACGCGTGAACAGATTAAAGAGTATGTCGAAACCGTTATACAAGTTGTGATTCAGTTGAAGCGCGGCGAAAAAGGCCGCCGCTTCATTTCCGAAATTTACTTCAAGCCAGGTCACTAG